DNA sequence from the Pseudophryne corroboree isolate aPseCor3 chromosome 6, aPseCor3.hap2, whole genome shotgun sequence genome:
atccaacgagcaatcgtctgcttagaagcaggagcacccagcttgttgggtgcatacagtataaacagcgagtcagattttctgactccagccgtccttgaaatgtatattttcaatgccctgacaacgtccagcaacttggaatcttccaaatcgctagtagccgcaggcaccacaataggctggttcaggtgaaacgctgacaccaccttaggcagaaaatgaggacgcgtccgcagttctgccctgtccgaatggaaaatcagatatgggctcttatacgataaagccgccaattctgatactctcctggctgaagccagggccagtagcatggttactttccatgtaagatatttcaaatccaccgatttgagtggctcaaaccaatgggatttgagaaaatccaaaactacattcaggtcccacggagccactgggggcacaaccgggggctgtatatgtagtactccttttaacaaaagtctggacttcaggaactgaagccaattctttctggaagaaaatcgacagggccgaaatttgaaccttaatggaccccaatttgaggcccatagacaatcctgtttgcaggaaatgtaggaatcgacccagttgaaattcctccgtgggggccttcctggcctcacaccacgcaacatattttctccaaatgcggtgataatgttgtgcagtcacctccttcctggctttaaccagtgtaggaatgacctcttctggaatgcctttttcctttagaattcggcgttcaaccgccctgccgtctaacgcagccgcggtaagtcttggaatagacacggtccctgctgaatcaggtcccgtcttagaggtagaggccacggattttccgtgagcatctcctgaagttccgggtaccaagttcttcttggccaatccggagccacgagtatcgttcttactcccctttgccgtataattctcagtactttgggtatgagaggcagaggaggaaatacatacactgactggtacacccacggtgttaccagagcgtccacagctattgcctgagggtctcttgacctggcgcaatacctgtccagttttttgttgaggcgagacgccatcatatccacctttggtttttcccaacggttcacaatcatgtggaagacttctggatgaagtccccactctcccgggtgtagatcgtgtctgctgaggaagtctgcttcccagttgtctactcccggaatgaacactgctgacagtgctatcacatgatcttccgcccagcgaagaatccttgcagcttctgccattgctctcctgcttcttgtgccgccctgtctgtttacaggggcgactgccgtgatgttgtccgactggatcaacaccggctgaccctgaagcaggggttttgccaggcttagagcattgtaaattgctcttagcttcagtatatttatatgaagagacatctccaggcttgaccatactccctggaagtttcttccctgtgtgaccgctccccagcctctcagactggcatccgtggtcaccaggacccagtcctgtatgccgaatctgcggccctctaacagatgagcactctgcaaccaccacagaagagacacccttgtccgtggcgataaggttatccgctgatgcatctgcagatgcgatccggaccatttgtccagcagatcccactgaaaagttcgtgcgtggaatctgccgaatggaattgcttcgtaagaagccaccatctttcccaggactcttgtgcattgatgcacagacacttttcctggttttaggaggttcctgacaagttcggataactccttggctttctcctccggaagaaacacctttttctgaaccgtgtccagaatcattcccaggaacagcagacgtgttgtcggggtcaactgagattttgtaaaattcagaatccacccgtgttgttgcagcactacttgggttagtgctactccgtcctccagctgttctctggaccttgcccttatcaggagatcgtccaagtaagggataattaatacgcctcttcttcgcagaagaatcatcatttcggccattaccttggtaaagacccgaggtgccgtggacaatccaaacggcagcgtctgaaactgataatgacagttttgcaccacgaacctgaggtacccttgatgtgaagggcaaattgggacatgcaggtaagcatcctttatgtccagggacaccataaagtccccttcttccagattcgctatcactgctcggagtgattccatcttgaacttgaatttttgtatgtacaggttcaaagatttcagatttagaataggtcttaccgagccgtccggcttcggtaccacaaatagcgtggagtaatacccctttccctgttgtaggaggggtaccttgactatcacctgctgagaaaacagcttgtgaatggcttccaataccgtcgccctgtctgagggagacgttggcaaagcagactttaggaaccggcgagggggagacttctcgaattccaacctgtaaccctgagatactacctgcaggatccaagggtccacctgtgagcaagcccactgtgcgctgaaattcctgagtcgaccccccaccgctcctgagtccgcttgtacagccccagcgtcatgctgagggctttgcagaaccctgggagggcttctgttcctgggcaggggctgcttgctgccctctcttaccccttcctctgccccggggcagatatgactgtccttttgccctcttgttcttataggaccgaaaggactgcggctgaaaagacggtgtctttttctgttgggagggggtctgaggtaaaaaggtggattttccggcagttgccgtggccaccagatccgatagacctacgccaaataattcctcccctttatacggcaatacttccatatgtcgtttggaatccgcatcacctgaccactgtcgcgtccataaacttcttctggcagatatggacatcgcacttactctcgatgccagagtgcaaatatccctctgagcatctcgcatataaagaaaagcatcctttaattgctctatagtcaataaaatactgtccctatccagggtatcaatattttcagtcagggaatccgaccagaccaccccagcactgcacatccaggctgaggcgatggctggtcgcagtataacaccagtatgtgtgtatatactctttagggtagtttccagcctcctatcagctggatccttgagggcagccgtatcaggagacggtaacgccacttgttttgataagcgtgtgagcgcctgatccaccctagggggtgtttcccagcgcgccctaacctctggcgggaaagggtataatgccaataacttttttgaaattagcacttttctatctgggttaacccacgcttcatcacatacatcattcaattcctctgattcaggaaaaactacaggtagttttttcaccccccacataatacccctttttgtggtacttgcagtatcagagatatgcaaagcctccttcattgccgtgatcatataacgtgtggctctacttgaaaatacgtttgtttcttcaccgtcgacactagattcagtgtccgtgtctgtgtcgaccgactgaggtaaagggcgttttacagcccctgacggtgtctgagacgcctgggcaggtaccaactggttttccggccgtctcatgtcgtcaactgatttttgtaatgtgctgaccttatcacgtaattccataaacaaagccatccattccggtgtcgactccctggggggtgacatcaccattaccggcaattgctctgcctccacaccaacatcgtcctcatacatgtcgacacacacgtaccgacacacagcagacacacagggaatgctcttatcgaacacaggaccccactagccctttggggagacagagggagggtttgccagcacacacccaagcgctataatatatatgggaacaaccttatataagtgttgtatccttatagcagcttaaatatataaaatatcgccaaaaaaaatgccccccctctctgttttaccctgtttctgtagtgcagtgcaggggagagtcctgggagccttcctcacagcgtagctgagcaggaaaatggcgctgtgtgctgaggagaataagccccgccccctattccggcgggcttttctcccgtagtttgtaatatctggcaggggttaaatacatccatatagcctcaagggctatatgtgatgtattttttagccataaaaggtatttacattgctgctcagggcgcccccagcagcgccctgcaccctccgtgaccattggtgagaagtgtgtgacaaacaatggcgcacagctgcagtgctgtgcgctaccttcaagaagactgaagagccttctgccgccggtttctggaccttcaatcttcagcatctgcaaggggggtcggcggcgcggctccgggacgaaccccagggtgagacctgtgttccgactccctctggagctaatggtgtccagtagcctaagaagccaatccatcctgcacgcaggtgagttgaacttctctcccctaagtccctcgatgcagtgagcctgttgccagcaggactcactgaaaataaaaaacctaaaaactttttctaagcagctccttaagagagccacctagattgcaccctgctcggacgggcacaaaaacctaactgaggcttggaggagggtcatagggggaggagccagtacacaccacctgatcctaaagctttagttttgtgccctgtctcctgcggagccgctattccccatggtcctgacggagtccccagcatccacttaggacgtcagagaaatagtggtTTCATTATACTGTATTTGAAGGAAATACAGAGAAATCAGAATTACTAAAAAAAAACAGGTAGACAAAGTATATTTCTCTCATAACTGTAGAAGTGGCaaattgttttttaaatatatgaaCATTGCCTTGAGGATAAAGAAATTAGTTTCACAAATGTTATGTTGCCTACTTAATAACACTCCATACCTTGGTTCATAGGCTCCAATCGGAATTGCAGCTAAGTCAAAAGGTCCAAATCGCTTTCCAATCTGTTCAAAAGCCCCGCAATAACCAGTATCTCCTGCAAAATAAAACCTATTTGATGGTCCAAGAACAGCCCAGCTTCCCCACAGCACTTTGTTGTCATCATTGGGCGTCCTCTTGCACCAGTGCTGACAAGGAGTAAACACAAAGGTCACCTCATCATGTCCAGGAACACAGTTTTGCTCCCACCAGTCCAATTCAATCACATTTTCACAACCAGAGCCCTGCATCCAGTTCAAAAGACCCATGGGAACAAACCACCTTAACTCAGTACCAAACCGTTCATTCAGGCCCAATACAGTGCTGTAATCAAGGTGATCATAGTGATTGTGACTGATCACAACAGCATCTATTTTGGGAAGCTGCTCTATAGTGCATGGAGGTCCACGATACCGCTTTGGACCTGCAAAGCCAACAGGGGAGGCTCTTTGGCTGAAGACAGGATCTGTAAGAAATATCAAGTCATCCATTTCCACCATGACTGATGCATGCCCCAACCAAGTGACCCGTATCCCATTTTCTGTTTTGCCAGCAAACTCTGGGTGCTTCACGAAATAGGGTTCAATCACTGGGAGATGTTTATCAAGTTCCTAAAGAAAAACAAAATTGATTACATGGGTCAAAACATTCTTAGAAATCATGAGAAACTAGTAGAGAAAAGAGGTGTGGAGTGATGCCACTACAATGTCTTAAAGGTTGACAGGAGCAGaacaatttttttttccagatgTTTTAAAAGTTCAAAATGGTTTGGTATAGAATTATCAGTAGAAGACAGAACATTTCACGGTAGGTGTTATGCAATTAGTCCCTTTTTAATTGTACATAagattttatttggatattttaccCCCCTTCATAATGATTTGCAAATAGGGACAAACGTATTGACAAAAGTAGACTGGGTGCTAAGACAGACAAAGCAGTAAGAGTGCCCCGCTTGCAAGGTTATAGTTCTGCTCCATAATCACAACATACATAAAAGTACTTGATTCCTCACACATTTACTGCCGAATgtattataattttttatataaaaatggggaagggggggggggggggggggttttcaaTTCTAAGCAATAGCTGCAAAGTGCCTCCAGCATAGTCACACAAAGGCACTTAGTGTCCATCAACATCGTTAATTTCCCTTATTCTACTGTGATACGGGCAGCTGAACATGGTGGAAATTTTAATTTTCCCTTTAACCAATTCACTGGCatagtcagatcacatgcgaccacaTCGCACCCCCCAGTTTCAGACGAGGAGATCCATTCtacttaaatatttaaaaaaaaaataatactttttaaaaactatattaaacaaaaaaaaaacaaaaacaaaaaaaagagatttatggtagacttaccatagttgaatctctttctgtgaggtacactggattccacagggaataacatcggggtgttgaGTTGCCTCTTGatgcgaggcaccaacaggctaaagctttgactgttcccaggatgcattgcaccacctcctctataaccccgcctccaggcactggagctcagtttcattaaccagtccaatgcagtagcaggtaagagagatggtagatgtCAGTGacgtagaaccacgttctcacgacaggagaagggactagcggctaatgccatacaaacccaaagaagctaagggggtcattcagagttgatcgtacgtagcaactttttgctgcccgtgcgatcaactaaacgccgcctatggtggagtgtatatctgcatagcccttgtgcagccctgctatgcaaagaaaaaaaagtttcctgtaaaagaagaccagggtaagagttacttaccctgcgtGATCGTTCCAGTGATGCAGgtccctgaattgacgtcagacatccgccttccaaatgcctggacatgcctgcgctgGACTCACcagtccccgaaaacggtgagttgccgcccggatccgccttcctcctgtcaatctttttgcggtcgccgctgcgaccgctttcttcgttcgtaGCGTCGCTATCTGGCAATGGCCGTCGCCGGGCCACGAAGCACCTGCGCAATgctgccgctgcgcatgcgcagttccgacccaatagcACGGCTgcaaggaagtgcagcgtgcgatcgggttggaatgaccccctaagtgcgtaagtgcagaaagagatttaacaatggcaagtcttaccataaatctccttttctgcgggggggtacactggtattccacagggaataacatcgggatgtcctaaagcagttcctcatgggaggggatgcactgtattgggcacaagaacccggcgtccaaaggaagcatactggCAGGCGGtagtatcaaaagcatagaacctgatgaacgtgttcattgaggaccacgtagccgccttgcacaattgttcagcggacatgccacggcgggccgcccaagaaggtccagcagaccgagtagaatgggctttgatagcagcaggagccgggagaccattctgcgcataggcttgtgcaatcaccattctaatccatctggccaaggtctgcttattcgcaggccagccaggtttgtgaaaaccaaaaagtacaaagaggatatctgacctcctgagggaggcagtcctctctacataaatatggagagcccgtaccacatccaaagaccgctctttggaggacaaaccagaagagataaaggccagaaccacactcTCTTGGTTaagattaaaaaattataccaccttaggtagaaaaccagggcgagttcggtggaaaaaaaaaaaaatcagaaagggtggacgacaggacaaagcgcctaagtccgacgccctcctagcagaggcaatagccagtaaaaacatgaccttaagtgtaagacatttaagatccacagactcaagaggttcaaatggagactcttgcagggcatttaagacaacagacagatcccatggagtcacaggagggacatagggaggctaaatccgtaacacgccctgagtgaaagtatgaacgtcaggaatagacgtaatTTTCCTCCGAAGCCACACCGACAAGGCTGATATATGAACCTTAAGGAGGCCATACGAggtcctaaatctaggccttgttgcagaaaagccaaaagcctagaagtactgaatgaataggcatcataattcttagcagcacaccatgtgaagtaagagttccagaccctgtaataaatttgTGCAGAAGCCGGCTTGCAGGCCTtcgacatagtttgaataaccgcctgagaatcccttggcccacaggagtgaagcttcaatagccacgccgtcaaagcaagtctggccaggtccggatagacacaagggccctgaacaaggaggtctgggcgttgaggaagtagaaaaggacgctctaacgatagaccctgcaggtctgagaaccaatgttgtctgggccacgctggagcaactagaagtagtattcccctTTCTTGCTTGAACatccgtagaaccctgggcaggagtgatactggagggaatacgtacggcagccgaaagttccatggaattgccagtgcatccatgaacgctgcttgaggatcccttgtccttgatccgaagaccggaaccttgtgattgtgtcaagacaccatcaggtctacatctggtaggccccacttgtccactaggagttgaaagacttccagatgaagactccactctccggcgtgaacgtcctgaccactgaggaaatctgcttcccagttgaggactccggggatgaacactgccgatattgcgggaagatggcgttccgcccaactgaggatttttgatacttccagcattgctatgcggcttcgagcgccgccttgatgatttaagtacgccaccgtggtggcgctgTCTGATTGCActtggcctgttctgtactagaggcagggccagtgtcaatgcattgaacactgcccacaattacagaatgtttatcgggaagagagattcctccctggtccaccgaccctggagagcgtgttgctccaacaccgtgccccaatcccgcagactggcatccattgtcagggggacccagttggagatccaaaaggTACGGCCCCTGCTCaagtgttggtcctgtagccaccagcttagtgacagatgaACCACCGAAGTCAAGGaccttgagacctgatccgatgaggcaagccgtcccacttggaaaggattaacctctgcagagggcgagagtgaaattcagcgtactctaccatgtcgaaagcggacgccatgaggcctagtacttgcatcgccgagtgtatcgacactcttgggcgagagaggaaatatctgatcctgtcctgaagtttcaggaccttctctggagaccggaacaatcgttggctgtgtgtgtccagtagagcccccaggtgctccatgctccaagcaggaaccagcgaggactttttccagttgataagccacccgtgggctagtaggaattggactgtcagttccagatgacggaggagaacctcttagtagttcgccaggatcaacaagttgtccagatacggcaggatcccgactCCCGGACgacagatgagccgtcatcacggccattaccttggtaaatatcccgaggggccgtggtcaatccaaatgccagggcctggaattgataatgtaggttgccaacaggaaaaccgcagatattgctgatgcgacatggcaataggaatatgcaggtaagcatcctaccTATCCtaccaggaataccatatagtcttcgggttccgtggccagcacaatagagcgcagagtttccatacgaaatttggacactcacaaatttgttcaatgatttgaggttgagtataggccggcagAAACCATttagcttcggaactagaaacatggTCAAATAGtatctctctgagacagaggtaccggcactaccactcctgtatccaggagggattgtacaaccaagtgtacagCTTGCGCTTTTAACAGTTCCGCAGGGATAACAgttgtgcaaaactggcaaggggtatgtctcttgaaagagattgcatacaCGTGAGACACAACTTCCCGCAcctaggcgtccgaagtggtctttaaccaggcctggccgaactgcagaagtcggcctcccacccttgggtcccccaggaggaggcccgccccgtcatgcagcaggctggtcttggaagcaggctgacaggcagcccaggattgtttacattaaggcttagcggttttggaatacgcttgaccctttgccttccctggaggtcgaaaggaacgaaaggtggtactcttagccttcggagcagaaggattagtatttgggaggcacgcagtcttggcagtagccaagtcagttacaatcttgttcagatgctTTACAtataggatgtctcctttaaaaggaagTGCCTCCAAGGTTttttttttggagtccaggtccaccttccatgacctcaaccacataagtggacgagccaggatagacgtagtagatgccttggccgccattagagctgcatcagaggccgcctcctgaatatagtgggaggctgtgataataggattttggtacttaccaggtaaatccttttctttgaatccatagggggcactggagtactcttgggatatggacggagcgtagccgggaatggcacatatttaaataagtaactggccatcccctccatactcccatagacccttcagtatttttactgggccgaacaggagcgatatagaggatgaaccatagagaattacatataacattatatgacctatagagaattacatataacattataatataatggtcaacactaaagttgacacataacgtaaattATAACGGTCAAcattaaagttgacacataacgtaactgacaactaagcaGTTGACACCATAATATATATCACCATAACATCGTATCCATTGGTGATAATGTGTTCCCATAAGATCTACTgagcttaccacaagacaggtaaaactgctctgggtgggcgtccagtgccccctatggattcaaagaaaaggatttacctggtaattaccaaaatcctattttctttttcatccactaggggtcactggagtactcttgggacgtaccaaagtttcccccttgggcgggagagctgtttggcacctgcaacactagacggccaaagctagatgctgatgccgtaaacgtaGCAAACTTGTAAAagggcacaaacgtgtgcactgatggtcaTTCACCGATGACCCTGTAGCAGCTCGTCCAAGTTGTTTCTGAGAAGGTCCACGACCTGCTGCCTATGATGTTCACAAGGAACGTGTGGAATagtctgacactgatgtaggcggtttTAGCCTGCCTATGACGTTCTTAAGAACGTGTGGAATGGCCTGACACTGATGGCGGTTGTAGCCTATGatgaagctaagcctgacgtatggtataaggtctgcttggaagctggccaagccATCTTAACTACATTATAGAGAACAATCAATGTGTCTGTTTTACTTACTATTAATGTTTGGCTACATAAACGCGTTGTGCGCGTACCACATCTTAAGTAACTGTAGTTCCTGAACatactgataacacaggaactacgattgattaAGTGATGCGTAACATCTTTTGGTGAGAAAAAGGAATTCGTGCGAAGTTCCGCTCTACGAGCACAAGATACGGTGGCTTgtatgacaaggcacccaagtctgaaacacgccttgctaagGCCAAgagaaactgttttccaagtgagaaactaaatatccacttgatgtaagggttcaaaatataaagactgtaaaaaaaaaactaaacccatggcgctgtaggtcgtataaatggaggttgtagtctgaggacaccttgcaggaaggtgtgcaCAATCGGTAAAAGAGCCAAATGCCTTTGAAGGTAAATTGACAAGGCAAAAATCTGCACTTTGAGTGTAGAAACGTAGTCCTCCACCTATCCCAGTCTGTAAAAAATATTAAAAGACGGAATAGATGATGTCGGAAACGTCCGAGCTCCCACCAACCTATATAGCTAAATCCTGTGATAattagctgccgtaactggcttcctagcacgtaacatggttggtaggaCAGATTCTGGAACGCCCTCTGGTCGTAAGGGGCGGTTTCAACaggcaccccgtcaaacgcagccacgctaaatcggggtaaaggaacggaccctgttgtaacaggtccggacgtggcgGAAGTGGTCAAGGATCAGCTGCGAGTAGTTTGCGGAAATCCGAGAACtatgctctccgaggccaataaGGCATCACTAGTATGACCGTTGTGTACTCTCGTTTGGTCCACTTTAGCAACCGAGAaaccagcggaaacggtggaaacaaatGCACAAagctgtacagccacgcgatcgtgagaacatccactgccactgcctttggagctCTTGCTCTGGACACATAGTGGATTGTTTGACGATTATTTTTTtttgcgagatgccattagatccccctgtgggtaattccactgctggactaacatctgggGCGCTTCTGAATTCAATGCCcagtttcctggatgaaaatcctgacagctgggataagCTGCCTCGCAGCTGTCCACTcccgagaatgaacactgctgactatATAATTTGGTGACACACGACCCAATTGAAGATTCAAGCAACTCGCCGCATGGTCATGCGACTTGGAATTGCTCCTTGATCGGTGATGTATGCGATCGCCGTCGTGTTGTCTGatcgcacctggacagtctgagaacgGAGCATGTGCACTACTTGCGGCAGCGCGTTgttaattgccctgagttccaggacatgtaCTCGACCGCAATCTTCCGTGATTTGTGAAGTTGATCATTTGGGACCCTAGGTCCCCCACCTTTGAGACTCGCGTCCATATTTAGA
Encoded proteins:
- the NAPEPLD gene encoding N-acyl-phosphatidylethanolamine-hydrolyzing phospholipase D isoform X2; the protein is MSSNQYPKEMVRKRQNSAHSSRSSDSSRSSRKSFKLDARLEEDVTKSIRDKNGRFVNPWPTWKKPGYREIMKWVITEKNNSSVPSSKEELDKHLPVIEPYFVKHPEFAGKTENGIRVTWLGHASVMVEMDDLIFLTDPVFSQRASPVGFAGPKRYRGPPCTIEQLPKIDAVVISHNHYDHLDYSTVLGLNERFGTELRWFVPMGLLNWMQGSGCENVIELDWWEQNCVPGHDEVTFVFTPCQHWCKRTPNDDNKVLWGSWAVLGPSNRFYFAGDTGYCGAFEQIGKRFGPFDLAAIPIGAYEPRWFMKSQHVDPEEAVRIHADVRAKRSVGIHWGTFALANEHYLDPPIKLNEALERYGLTPDDFSVMKHGESRLLNTYSDDPPEG